In Hoeflea ulvae, one genomic interval encodes:
- a CDS encoding MarR family winged helix-turn-helix transcriptional regulator has product MDAFSDKDPEASGKDPVLPFEESVGYQIRQTSRLFQRSLQQKIEPHGVTLGMWYFLRALWHEDGMTQRELSLVVGTMEPTTLTAIKSMEKTGLVRRVKNEDDRRKINIYLTERGKALRSELMPLAKDVVDGSVHGFSDRERSALLEYLKAIQVNLLAGISDHKDASA; this is encoded by the coding sequence ATGGATGCGTTCTCAGACAAGGATCCGGAAGCATCCGGGAAGGACCCCGTCCTTCCGTTCGAGGAAAGTGTCGGATACCAGATCCGCCAGACGTCGCGCCTGTTCCAGCGGAGCCTGCAGCAGAAGATCGAGCCGCATGGCGTGACGCTCGGGATGTGGTATTTCCTGCGGGCGCTGTGGCACGAGGACGGCATGACCCAGCGTGAATTGTCACTGGTCGTGGGCACCATGGAGCCGACGACACTGACCGCGATCAAGTCGATGGAAAAGACCGGGCTGGTTCGCAGGGTCAAGAACGAGGACGACCGGCGCAAGATCAACATCTACCTGACCGAGCGGGGCAAGGCCCTGAGATCGGAACTGATGCCGCTGGCCAAGGACGTGGTTGACGGTTCCGTGCACGGTTTTTCTGATCGGGAGCGGTCTGCACTGCTCGAATATCTCAAGGCCATCCAGGTCAATCTGCTGGCCGGAATTTCGGACCACAAGGATGCTTCCGCCTGA
- a CDS encoding TAXI family TRAP transporter solute-binding subunit has translation MTLSFKSTLAGAAALLLASAASASAQTYNLTLCGASPGGLWSLLGAGIDAAVKTSYPGSTVTYQTSGGGLANVGLLDKGTCDLAIIHDAEAKLALGGKAPFKAPIDSMATIAQLYTWAPMQAIVSADYAKEHNLTTLEDIAAQKLPIRIALNRRGNVVSSVGESMLNAIGASAEEIDSWGGDVQFAASGEQGDLMRDRRIDMILNSLFVNHSSIRELASAIDVKLLPITEETAQKVVDEWDIKSFTIPNAAYDWTDEDILTVTVSAQLFVRADADEQMVHDIAKALTDNAGQLQSVHKAMAPLDVELMAGAKTVPYHAAAKKIYEDAGY, from the coding sequence ATGACACTATCGTTCAAGAGCACCCTTGCCGGTGCGGCGGCGCTGTTGCTTGCTTCGGCGGCATCGGCTTCGGCACAAACCTACAATCTTACGCTTTGCGGGGCGAGCCCGGGCGGGCTGTGGAGCCTGCTGGGCGCTGGCATCGATGCGGCGGTGAAGACGTCGTATCCGGGATCGACCGTCACCTATCAGACCTCCGGCGGCGGACTGGCCAATGTCGGGCTTCTCGACAAGGGTACCTGTGATCTGGCGATCATTCACGATGCCGAAGCCAAGCTGGCGCTGGGTGGAAAGGCTCCGTTCAAGGCGCCGATCGACAGCATGGCGACGATCGCACAGCTCTATACCTGGGCGCCGATGCAGGCGATTGTCAGCGCCGATTACGCCAAAGAGCACAATCTGACCACACTCGAGGATATCGCGGCGCAGAAGCTGCCGATCCGCATTGCGCTCAACCGGCGTGGCAATGTCGTCAGTTCCGTGGGCGAATCGATGCTCAATGCCATCGGCGCCAGCGCGGAAGAGATCGATTCCTGGGGCGGCGACGTGCAGTTCGCGGCATCCGGCGAGCAGGGCGACCTGATGCGCGACCGGCGCATCGACATGATCCTGAATTCGCTCTTCGTCAATCACAGCTCGATCCGCGAACTTGCATCGGCGATCGATGTCAAATTGCTGCCGATCACGGAAGAGACCGCCCAGAAGGTGGTGGATGAGTGGGACATCAAGAGCTTCACCATCCCCAATGCCGCCTATGACTGGACCGACGAGGACATCCTCACCGTCACCGTTTCGGCGCAGCTGTTCGTGCGTGCCGATGCCGACGAGCAGATGGTGCATGACATCGCCAAGGCGCTGACCGACAATGCCGGTCAGTTGCAGTCGGTGCACAAGGCGATGGCTCCGCTCGATGTGGAACTGATGGCAGGCGCCAAGACGGTGCCCTACCATGCGGCTGCGAAGAAGATCTACGAAGACGCAGGCTACTGA
- a CDS encoding TRAP transporter permease, which yields MIRLFFDTGARRTPDGAVGHLVKAFAAGTAVWTVYAAAFSRADSLTLIMTFLSLMLVLTFVMTGATANSARDRIPFFDWALALASGLTGIYFVSQADIIAQRITLLDPLSTYDVVFASLILALTIEAMRRTVGVGLTLIVLIFLAYNLFGDQLGGVLGHGLITYEHFLDITIFTTDGLFGVPLRVAATYAFLFVFFGTTLAKAGGSAFFFNIASYLTGRSPGGPAKIAVISSGLYGTISGSPTSDVVTTGAITIPMMKRMGYKATFAGAVEVAASTGGSLLPPVMGAAAFIMAEYTGIDYIDIAFAALIPALLYYVPIYLQVHLRAKRENLAPVDRSLIPTLGVTLREGGLFVVPLIAITWALVEGYTPTYAAVYGVIAVFIVSLFRKSTRLGPRAIYDILAETSLRTVPVAGACAAAGLVIGGITMTGLASKFSTLVFLLSGADLFSSLVIAATLTTLLGMGMPTPSAYILAAVLISPVMRALGVEDLPGHLFLLYFAVMSALTPPVAVAAYAASAIADANPLRIAAQSVKIAIGAFLIPFCFVYNQGLLMQGSLWEIVFTTASAVCGLLMIAVAAEGYWNAPLPWFVRLIFAASGLLFLAAGYFTVALALTALAAGTILLRIQGNVGQVRTKSEAGNSSG from the coding sequence ATGATCAGACTGTTTTTTGACACCGGGGCCCGTCGTACCCCCGATGGTGCCGTCGGCCACCTGGTGAAGGCCTTTGCTGCCGGCACTGCCGTCTGGACGGTGTATGCGGCGGCGTTTTCGCGCGCCGATTCGCTGACTCTCATCATGACATTCCTGTCCCTGATGCTGGTTCTGACATTTGTCATGACCGGGGCCACGGCGAATTCCGCGCGTGACCGGATTCCCTTTTTCGACTGGGCGCTGGCGCTCGCGTCGGGTCTGACCGGCATCTATTTCGTCTCGCAAGCCGACATCATCGCCCAGCGCATCACCCTGCTCGATCCGTTGTCGACCTATGATGTCGTGTTCGCCTCGCTGATCCTGGCCTTGACGATCGAGGCAATGCGCCGGACCGTCGGGGTCGGGCTGACGCTGATCGTGCTGATATTCCTGGCCTATAACCTGTTTGGCGACCAGTTGGGGGGCGTCCTCGGCCATGGCCTGATCACCTATGAGCATTTTCTCGACATCACCATTTTCACCACGGACGGACTGTTCGGAGTGCCGTTGCGGGTCGCTGCGACCTATGCCTTTTTGTTCGTGTTCTTCGGGACCACGCTTGCCAAGGCCGGCGGCTCCGCCTTCTTCTTCAATATCGCGTCCTATCTGACCGGACGCTCGCCCGGCGGCCCGGCCAAGATCGCGGTCATCTCCTCGGGTCTTTACGGCACGATTTCCGGCAGCCCGACCTCCGATGTCGTAACCACCGGCGCCATCACCATCCCGATGATGAAGCGGATGGGCTACAAGGCGACATTTGCCGGCGCCGTCGAGGTTGCCGCGTCGACCGGCGGCAGCCTGCTTCCGCCGGTAATGGGGGCTGCCGCGTTCATCATGGCCGAATATACCGGCATCGATTATATCGACATCGCCTTTGCGGCGCTGATCCCGGCCCTGCTCTATTACGTGCCGATCTATCTTCAGGTCCATTTGCGCGCCAAGCGCGAGAACCTGGCGCCGGTCGACCGGTCGCTGATCCCGACGCTCGGAGTGACATTGAGGGAAGGCGGGCTCTTCGTGGTGCCGCTGATCGCCATCACCTGGGCGCTGGTGGAAGGCTATACGCCGACCTATGCGGCGGTCTACGGGGTGATCGCGGTGTTCATCGTCTCGCTGTTTCGCAAGTCGACACGCCTGGGCCCGCGGGCGATCTACGACATTCTTGCCGAAACGAGCCTGCGGACGGTGCCGGTTGCCGGCGCCTGTGCGGCCGCGGGTCTGGTGATCGGCGGCATCACCATGACCGGCCTTGCGTCGAAATTCTCGACCCTGGTCTTTCTGCTTTCGGGCGCTGACCTGTTTTCGTCCCTGGTGATCGCGGCGACACTGACGACGCTTCTCGGCATGGGCATGCCGACGCCAAGCGCCTATATTCTGGCCGCGGTGCTGATCTCGCCGGTGATGCGGGCGCTTGGCGTGGAAGACCTACCCGGGCATCTTTTCCTGCTGTATTTCGCGGTGATGTCGGCGCTGACGCCGCCGGTGGCAGTTGCGGCCTATGCGGCCAGCGCCATTGCCGATGCCAACCCGCTCAGGATCGCGGCGCAATCGGTCAAGATCGCGATCGGCGCCTTTTTGATCCCGTTCTGTTTTGTCTACAATCAGGGCCTGCTGATGCAGGGCAGTCTCTGGGAGATCGTCTTCACCACAGCCAGCGCGGTCTGCGGCCTGCTGATGATCGCGGTTGCTGCGGAAGGATACTGGAACGCGCCGCTGCCGTGGTTTGTCCGGTTGATCTTTGCGGCCTCCGGGTTGCTGTTTCTTGCGGCCGGATATTTCACCGTGGCATTGGCGTTGACAGCGCTTGCCGCAGGCACCATCCTGCTGCGGATTCAAGGTAATGTCGGGCAGGTACGGACGAAATCGGAAGCAGGGAATTCGTCCGGCTGA
- a CDS encoding 4-alpha-glucanotransferase yields MWALRSRTCCEILAIESHRARAIVIGEDLGTVPEGLRDRLEAREILGMRVLWFERDEKGGFIPPQQWDRRAASMTGTHDLPTVAGWWRGRDIDWTWQLGRTSRAGDEAADRAVRARDRRLLWDSFEAAGNAAGVQPDPESTDDFVDAAVTHVGATASQLAIIPMEDVLGLVEQPNLPGTIDEHPNWRRRMPDTTNTMLSRPNVAARLDRLNKARTR; encoded by the coding sequence ATCTGGGCTCTCCGCTCGAGGACATGTTGCGAGATCCTCGCCATCGAATCACACCGTGCCCGCGCCATTGTCATCGGAGAGGATCTGGGAACCGTCCCGGAGGGCTTGCGCGACAGGCTGGAGGCGCGGGAGATCCTGGGCATGCGCGTTCTCTGGTTCGAGCGCGACGAGAAGGGCGGTTTCATACCGCCGCAGCAGTGGGACCGCCGGGCCGCGTCGATGACCGGTACCCACGATCTGCCGACGGTGGCAGGCTGGTGGCGGGGCCGCGACATCGACTGGACATGGCAACTGGGCCGGACCTCCCGCGCCGGGGACGAGGCAGCCGATCGCGCCGTGCGTGCCCGGGACCGTCGCCTGCTCTGGGACAGTTTCGAGGCGGCCGGCAACGCTGCCGGCGTGCAACCCGACCCGGAATCCACGGACGATTTCGTCGATGCCGCCGTCACCCATGTCGGCGCGACCGCGAGCCAGCTTGCCATAATCCCGATGGAGGACGTGCTTGGTCTGGTGGAACAGCCCAATCTGCCGGGAACCATTGACGAGCATCCCAACTGGCGCCGCCGCATGCCTGACACCACAAACACTATGCTCTCTCGCCCGAACGTCGCCGCCCGGCTTGACCGGCTCAACAAGGCAAGGACCCGATGA
- a CDS encoding ABC transporter substrate-binding protein, which translates to MGALELSIAMGDYDRTRAISDGRIGIDGVSPNCMLLSPEEMFFRAFRHKAFDVSELSLSSYSISVARGDPHYVAVPVFLSRAFRHTSIYVRKDRGIDRPADLRGRRIGIAEYQLSANVWFRGILEDEYGVRPSEIEWVRGGMNTAGRPEKIKVELPADIRVSEAPQGATLNQMLVDGEIDGFVGPRAPLCFDQGHPDVGRLFDDTVAEAESYFRKTGIFPIMHVLGVRRSLADQHPWLPGALLKAFTRAKIMAEEALADTSATKVTMPFVEDNLARAKALMGNDIWPYGLAPNRKVLETFLGYHHAQGLSPRKVGVDELFHPATVEAFSL; encoded by the coding sequence ATGGGCGCCTTGGAACTTTCAATCGCAATGGGCGATTACGACCGCACACGCGCAATCTCCGACGGGCGGATCGGCATTGACGGGGTCAGCCCCAATTGCATGCTGCTGTCACCCGAAGAGATGTTTTTCCGCGCCTTCAGGCACAAGGCCTTCGACGTCAGCGAACTCTCGCTGTCTTCCTATTCGATCTCCGTGGCGCGCGGCGATCCGCATTATGTCGCGGTTCCGGTGTTCCTCTCGCGCGCCTTCCGCCACACCTCGATCTATGTCCGCAAGGATCGCGGCATCGATCGGCCGGCCGACCTGCGCGGCAGGCGGATCGGCATCGCCGAATACCAGCTGTCTGCCAATGTCTGGTTTCGCGGCATCCTCGAGGACGAATATGGTGTCAGGCCCTCCGAGATCGAATGGGTCCGCGGCGGCATGAACACCGCCGGCCGGCCGGAAAAGATCAAGGTCGAGCTTCCCGCCGATATCCGCGTCAGTGAAGCGCCCCAGGGCGCGACCTTGAACCAGATGCTGGTGGATGGCGAGATTGACGGCTTCGTCGGCCCGCGCGCGCCGCTGTGCTTCGACCAGGGCCACCCCGATGTCGGACGGTTGTTTGACGACACCGTGGCGGAAGCCGAAAGCTATTTCCGCAAGACCGGCATCTTCCCGATCATGCATGTGCTTGGCGTGCGCCGATCGCTGGCCGATCAGCACCCCTGGCTTCCCGGCGCCCTGCTCAAGGCCTTTACCCGTGCCAAGATCATGGCCGAGGAAGCCCTTGCCGACACGTCTGCCACCAAGGTCACCATGCCGTTTGTCGAGGACAATCTCGCCCGTGCAAAGGCGCTGATGGGCAACGACATCTGGCCCTACGGCCTGGCCCCCAACCGCAAGGTGCTCGAGACCTTCCTTGGCTATCATCACGCCCAGGGGCTCTCGCCGCGCAAGGTCGGGGTCGACGAGCTCTTCCATCCCGCGACCGTCGAGGCGTTCAGCCTGTGA
- the treZ gene encoding malto-oligosyltrehalose trehalohydrolase: MHWGPKGTANGKARFRLWAPDRETVDLEIGDGAVLPMNRAPEGWFEVDAVMPPGTRYRFILDNDLAVPDPASRQQSGGVHGWSVVTDPDAYRWTNTDWCGRPWEEAVILELHAGVLGGFAGVSHQLEHWRDLGITVIELMPVGDFGGTRNWGYDGVLPYAVAEDYGTPDELKALIDRAHGLGMMVMLDVVYNHFGPDGNYIGSYASGFFDDRASTPWGGAVAVMRHPVRRYFIENALMWLDEYRFDGLRFDAVHAIGNTAFLDEMAAEIRSALPDRQIHLVLENEHNDADRLLPGQYDAQWNDDFHNVMHVLLTGEIEAYYAGFADDPTVMLARCLSQGFVYQGEDAGHGPRGKPSGHLVATSFVSFLQNHDQVGNRALGERLLLLADPARLRAATALLLLCPQIPMMFMGDEVGSHSPFLFFTDFHDELAEAVRNGRREEFSRFEAFSDPETRQQIPDPNAHATFEASVPRPGPDGAQWLRFYADLIALRHQHIVPRLKGARGEDAQVLGDKAVSARWRMADGSTLTIALNLGDGWVKFPAPSGALLFALGEAGGPASFAAWLNR; encoded by the coding sequence ATGCACTGGGGACCGAAAGGCACAGCAAATGGAAAGGCCCGGTTCCGGCTCTGGGCGCCGGACCGGGAAACCGTGGACCTGGAGATCGGCGACGGTGCAGTGTTGCCGATGAACCGCGCGCCGGAGGGCTGGTTCGAGGTCGATGCCGTGATGCCGCCGGGCACGCGCTACCGGTTCATCCTCGACAATGATCTTGCTGTTCCCGATCCCGCCTCGCGCCAGCAGTCAGGCGGCGTGCACGGGTGGAGCGTGGTGACAGACCCGGACGCCTACCGGTGGACAAATACAGACTGGTGCGGGCGGCCATGGGAGGAAGCGGTCATTCTCGAGCTGCATGCCGGGGTGCTGGGCGGTTTTGCCGGGGTCTCCCACCAGCTCGAGCACTGGCGGGATCTCGGCATCACCGTCATCGAGCTGATGCCGGTGGGAGATTTCGGCGGCACCCGCAACTGGGGTTATGACGGCGTGCTGCCCTATGCGGTGGCGGAAGACTATGGCACACCCGATGAGCTCAAGGCGCTCATCGACCGGGCTCACGGGCTTGGAATGATGGTCATGCTGGACGTGGTCTACAATCACTTCGGTCCGGACGGAAATTACATCGGCTCCTATGCCAGCGGCTTTTTCGATGATCGCGCCAGCACGCCCTGGGGCGGGGCAGTGGCGGTGATGCGCCACCCGGTGCGTCGCTATTTCATCGAGAATGCGTTGATGTGGCTGGACGAGTACCGTTTCGACGGGCTCCGCTTCGACGCCGTGCACGCGATCGGCAATACAGCGTTTCTTGACGAGATGGCGGCCGAGATCCGTTCGGCCCTGCCCGACCGCCAGATCCACCTGGTGCTGGAGAACGAGCACAATGACGCCGATCGTCTTCTACCGGGGCAGTATGATGCACAGTGGAACGACGATTTTCACAATGTGATGCATGTGCTGCTGACAGGGGAAATCGAGGCCTATTACGCAGGCTTTGCGGATGATCCCACCGTCATGCTGGCGCGCTGCCTGTCGCAAGGCTTTGTCTATCAGGGCGAGGACGCCGGCCACGGCCCGCGCGGCAAGCCAAGCGGCCATCTGGTAGCCACGTCCTTTGTCTCGTTTCTGCAAAACCACGATCAGGTCGGCAACCGGGCTTTGGGCGAGCGCCTGCTGCTGCTCGCCGATCCGGCGCGGCTTCGTGCCGCCACGGCGCTGCTGCTTCTGTGCCCGCAGATCCCGATGATGTTCATGGGCGACGAAGTCGGTAGCCATTCGCCCTTCCTGTTCTTCACCGATTTCCATGACGAACTGGCCGAGGCGGTGCGCAATGGCCGGCGCGAAGAGTTCTCCCGATTCGAGGCTTTCTCCGACCCTGAGACAAGGCAGCAGATACCCGATCCGAATGCGCATGCCACCTTCGAGGCCTCGGTGCCGCGACCGGGACCGGACGGCGCGCAATGGCTCCGCTTCTACGCAGACCTGATCGCGTTGCGGCACCAGCATATCGTCCCCCGGCTCAAAGGTGCGCGGGGAGAGGACGCGCAGGTTCTGGGCGACAAGGCGGTTTCAGCACGCTGGCGCATGGCTGACGGGTCGACACTCACTATTGCGCTCAATCTCGGCGATGGATGGGTGAAGTTTCCGGCGCCTTCCGGCGCTCTTCTCTTCGCTCTCGGCGAAGCCGGAGGCCCGGCCAGTTTTGCTGCATGGCTGAACCGATGA
- the treY gene encoding malto-oligosyltrehalose synthase, with translation MTPRATYRFQFHKGFTFADAQALVGYLDSLGISHVYSSPITVATRGSMHGYDVVDPTEINPELGGEEAFRSLVAELRARGMGIIIDIVPNHMGVAGGENLYWNDVLRNGRSSRYASFFDIDWSRKLLLPLLGAPLPETLADGHIAVDVSGDEPAVVLYGEQRVPLRPEDHDFVRDNAEGYELSSLLERQHYRLGWWRTADDVLNWRRFFTISELAGLRIEDPEVFEATHALYFRLYGEGLIDGVRVDHVDGLTDPAGYCRLLRTRLDAISRPESAPQGPAYIIIEKILGPGEALAADWGVNGTSGYDFMEQVSALLHDPAGEAPMKDLWRAFSGRELDFHQEELLARQEMLDWAFTGQLDACVAAFEALARSRDETAGLTGGMLRRAIRRMLWVFPVYRTYGTGTAAPSSDAGIRDTVRQRAARFTPPGEGMVVDRILDWLAGTGPGDAGLAARAVQRFQQLSAPIAAKSVEDTAFYRYGLLLSRTDVGFDAARFALPATEFHRLAMARAKDFPGAMLATATHDHKRGEDVRARLAVLGDIPDMWRERVTQWDRLAGAAAEGVDAADRYMLYQTLFGAWPPELQVPDRAGLDAFADRIVAWQQKALREAKLRSSWQAPQEAYEQRCETLVRTLLDPADRSGFLADLQDLVSMTSSAALGNMLVQVALRYTMPGVPDLYQGCELADFSLVDPDNRRAVDYEQRKGLLAGAPAPDDRLAGGGKLRLIRQLLQLRRHNPDLFAQGSYLPVTVSGPRADHVLAFRRVHGAEQFLCVVVLHCGQVLVPGDRCVPPPEWWGETVLEDGSPVAELLAQSPVFVSEAGSAPA, from the coding sequence ATGACCCCGCGCGCCACCTACCGTTTCCAGTTCCACAAGGGTTTCACATTTGCCGATGCCCAGGCTCTTGTCGGCTATCTGGACAGCCTCGGAATCAGCCATGTCTACAGCTCTCCGATCACGGTGGCGACACGCGGCTCGATGCACGGCTATGATGTCGTGGACCCGACGGAGATCAATCCCGAACTGGGCGGCGAGGAGGCCTTCCGCAGCCTGGTTGCCGAATTGCGCGCCCGCGGGATGGGGATCATCATCGATATCGTGCCCAACCACATGGGTGTGGCCGGTGGGGAAAATCTCTATTGGAATGATGTGCTGCGAAACGGCCGTTCGAGCCGCTATGCGTCATTCTTCGATATCGACTGGAGCCGCAAGCTGTTGCTGCCATTGCTCGGGGCGCCGCTGCCCGAAACACTTGCCGATGGTCATATAGCTGTCGACGTTTCCGGTGACGAACCGGCAGTGGTGCTTTATGGCGAGCAGAGGGTTCCGCTGCGGCCGGAAGATCATGATTTCGTCCGGGACAATGCGGAAGGCTATGAACTGTCGTCGCTGCTCGAACGCCAGCATTACCGTCTCGGGTGGTGGCGGACGGCGGATGACGTGCTCAACTGGCGGCGCTTCTTCACCATCAGCGAGCTTGCCGGACTTCGGATCGAAGACCCGGAGGTTTTCGAGGCCACGCATGCGCTCTATTTTCGCCTTTATGGTGAAGGGCTGATCGATGGCGTCCGCGTCGACCATGTCGATGGATTGACCGATCCGGCCGGCTATTGCCGTCTGCTGCGGACCCGGCTTGATGCCATTTCTCGTCCGGAAAGCGCGCCGCAGGGTCCCGCCTATATCATCATCGAGAAGATCCTCGGGCCGGGTGAAGCCCTCGCCGCAGACTGGGGCGTAAACGGCACCAGCGGCTATGATTTCATGGAGCAGGTATCGGCATTGCTGCACGATCCGGCGGGGGAAGCGCCGATGAAGGACTTGTGGCGGGCGTTCAGCGGACGCGAACTCGATTTTCACCAGGAGGAACTTCTGGCCCGGCAGGAGATGCTGGACTGGGCATTTACCGGACAACTCGACGCCTGTGTGGCAGCCTTTGAGGCGCTCGCCCGCTCAAGGGACGAGACTGCAGGTCTGACCGGCGGAATGCTGCGCCGGGCGATCCGGCGCATGTTGTGGGTGTTTCCAGTCTATCGCACCTATGGCACCGGGACCGCAGCGCCGTCCAGTGACGCCGGCATCCGGGACACAGTACGCCAGCGCGCCGCGCGTTTCACCCCACCGGGTGAAGGCATGGTGGTCGATCGGATCCTGGACTGGCTCGCTGGCACGGGGCCGGGCGATGCGGGTCTTGCCGCCAGGGCCGTGCAGCGCTTCCAGCAGTTGTCGGCGCCGATTGCCGCAAAATCCGTCGAGGACACGGCGTTCTATCGTTACGGCCTGTTGCTTTCGCGCACCGATGTGGGGTTCGACGCGGCGCGCTTCGCCTTGCCGGCAACAGAATTTCACCGCCTGGCGATGGCGCGGGCGAAGGATTTTCCGGGAGCTATGCTCGCCACGGCAACCCATGATCACAAACGCGGAGAGGATGTCCGCGCCCGGTTGGCGGTGCTCGGCGACATCCCGGATATGTGGCGCGAACGGGTGACGCAGTGGGACCGGCTGGCCGGTGCCGCAGCGGAGGGTGTCGATGCGGCTGATCGCTACATGCTCTACCAGACGCTGTTTGGCGCATGGCCACCAGAGCTGCAGGTCCCGGACCGCGCCGGGCTTGATGCCTTTGCTGACCGGATAGTTGCCTGGCAGCAAAAGGCCTTGCGGGAGGCGAAGCTGCGGTCCTCCTGGCAGGCGCCGCAGGAAGCCTATGAGCAGCGCTGTGAAACATTGGTCCGGACGCTGCTCGATCCCGCCGACCGGTCAGGTTTTCTTGCCGATCTTCAGGACCTGGTCTCGATGACCTCAAGTGCGGCGCTCGGCAATATGCTGGTGCAGGTGGCGTTGCGGTACACCATGCCCGGCGTGCCGGATCTCTACCAGGGCTGCGAGCTTGCCGATTTCAGCCTGGTCGATCCCGACAATCGTCGTGCCGTGGATTACGAGCAGCGCAAGGGTCTTCTTGCAGGCGCGCCCGCCCCCGATGACAGGCTGGCTGGAGGTGGCAAATTGAGGTTGATCCGGCAATTGCTGCAATTGCGACGCCATAATCCGGACCTGTTTGCTCAAGGCAGCTATCTCCCGGTCACGGTTAGCGGTCCCCGCGCCGATCACGTGCTTGCCTTTCGGCGGGTCCATGGGGCCGAGCAGTTTCTATGCGTGGTGGTGCTGCATTGCGGCCAGGTGCTGGTTCCGGGCGATCGTTGTGTTCCGCCGCCTGAATGGTGGGGAGAGACGGTGCTGGAAGACGGGTCACCGGTCGCCGAACTGCTGGCCCAAAGCCCTGTCTTTGTGAGTGAAGCGGGTTCCGCACCGGCTTGA
- a CDS encoding class II aldolase/adducin family protein has protein sequence MSEATLRDHAIQQLVLANRILAHENVIDGFGHVSVRHPTKPDRFLLSRSRSPEVVTRDDIMEFALDGTLVSDDPRRPYAERFIHGAVYEARSDVMSVSHHHAPAVIPFSLTDIALRPAFHMASVIGAHVPVWDSQPEFGDTNMIVDTLEMGRSLAKTLGNGRTALLRGHGAICAAPDLRAICMVSIFMKDNAELVLNTLPLGQPKYLTGGEIDKAGAMLLGDMPLARAWDYWTARAGFPGI, from the coding sequence ATGAGCGAAGCGACATTGAGAGATCATGCCATCCAGCAACTCGTCCTGGCCAACAGGATCCTCGCCCATGAGAACGTCATTGACGGATTCGGCCATGTCAGTGTCCGCCACCCGACCAAACCGGACCGCTTTCTGCTGTCGCGATCGCGCAGCCCGGAAGTCGTGACCCGCGATGATATCATGGAGTTCGCGCTCGACGGCACCCTGGTCTCGGACGACCCGCGCCGTCCCTATGCCGAGCGCTTCATTCACGGTGCGGTCTATGAGGCACGCTCGGACGTCATGTCGGTGTCCCACCACCATGCGCCGGCGGTGATCCCGTTTTCCCTCACCGACATCGCCCTGCGGCCGGCCTTCCACATGGCGTCGGTGATCGGCGCCCATGTTCCGGTCTGGGACAGCCAGCCGGAATTCGGCGACACCAACATGATCGTTGATACACTCGAGATGGGCCGTTCCCTGGCCAAAACGCTGGGCAATGGCCGAACCGCGCTGCTGCGCGGACATGGCGCCATCTGCGCTGCGCCGGACCTTCGCGCCATCTGCATGGTATCGATCTTCATGAAGGACAATGCAGAGCTGGTCCTGAACACGCTGCCGCTGGGGCAGCCGAAATATCTCACCGGGGGCGAGATCGACAAGGCCGGTGCGATGCTGCTGGGCGACATGCCTCTGGCCCGCGCATGGGACTACTGGACCGCCAGAGCCGGCTTCCCCGGCATCTGA
- a CDS encoding DUF2934 domain-containing protein: protein MDRETTIRERAHQLWEAEGFPQGKHAEHWAQAEREYDMEQGEAGPEQSPDLAARREAIRQHGDVYVVPSDLEDADIREAAPGVREQP, encoded by the coding sequence ATGGACAGGGAAACGACGATCCGCGAGCGCGCTCACCAGCTTTGGGAAGCTGAAGGCTTTCCCCAAGGCAAGCACGCCGAACACTGGGCCCAGGCGGAAAGGGAATATGACATGGAGCAGGGCGAAGCAGGCCCGGAGCAGTCGCCCGATCTTGCCGCCAGGCGCGAGGCCATCCGTCAGCACGGTGATGTTTATGTGGTTCCCAGCGATCTGGAAGATGCCGATATACGCGAAGCCGCGCCCGGTGTGAGGGAGCAGCCATAG